From the genome of Verrucomicrobiota bacterium:
GGGGAACAGATCAGTCTGCAGGTCGGCGTCCATGCGGGAGGGCAGGATCGCGATTTCCTCCTGATCATGCGATCATCGCCGCGATGGTGCCGAGCGCGTTGCCTTCCAGTCGGTTGTTCACGAAGATAAAGGTTTTTCTTGCCGGATCGGTTTGCCCCTCACGAATCAGCGCGCGGCCGGCCGCTCGAACTTCGGGATTGATCTCGCGCACCTGATCGTAAGGTTGAAACGCCTTGACCGCGTCCGCATATTTTCGCCCGGGTTTGAGCAGGAATCGGGCGGCGAGACGTGAAGGGCAAGTTCGGCTTTCGGGCAGCGCCATTTGTTCCGAGACGGAGGGCATGACCTCCCAGGAGTTGAAGACGTGGGTCACCTCGTGACGCGCGAGACGTTCGAAGTATTCCGGCTGCAACCAGCCTTCGTTTCGCAATTCGATTCCCAGAGGCCAGCCCTTCGGAACCTGTTCGAGAAACCGGTCTAGGTCTGTCACGAAGGCGCGACCCTGGCTGTAGTCCGAGGGCCAAAAGCGGGAGAACTCCAGGATGAGAAGCCCGATTTGAGACCGAATCGTATCACAGGGCGCCAGGAAGTGATCCGCAAAAAGGCGGGGATTGAGGAATTCAGGGTTGAGTTGTCCTGCCCGGGCCCCGAAGCGGTCGAGGTTGGGAAACTTTTTGACCGTGATGGCATCGGTGACCTTGAGAGCAAATTGAAAATCGGCGGGCACTTGGGAGGCGAGCCCCTCCAGGTAGGAAGCACGCGGAAAGTCGTAGTAGGCGGCATCCACACACACGGTTTTGAATACCGCGGCGTATTCCTCCAGGCATGACCGCTCGAAACGGGTCTGCGCGAATCGCCCTCGATACTCGTACTTTGAGGCGCTATAGAGTGTTCCCACCCACCCCTCGTATTTCCACGACGAGGTGCCGACGAAGACGCCGTGGCGGGAAAGGCCTTGCAGGCTTTCCCGCGCGGATTTGAGCTGGAACCCCGGTTCGCTCATTTCCCCAGGAATTGTTGGATAAATTCGATGGAGGCCGGGGGATCCTGATGAATCAGGGCATGCCACCCCCTCTGCCAGGCCGCCTCGATGTTTTCCGGGCGGTCGTCGAGATAAACGAAGCGCCCGCCGGTGTGTCCGGTCAACTTTTCCAAGGTCTCATACATGCCGGGAGCGGGCTTCAAGGCCCGGCATTCGTAGGAGAGGATGTGTCCGGTGAAGTTCTGGAAGAAGGCATAATGCGCGCGGATGAACTCGACCGCCAGTTCGTTGGTGTTGGAGAAAATGTAGGTGGCGTGCCCCGCTTCCTGACAGCGGCGTTGCAGTTCGATCATCGGGGCGATGGGCGAGAAAATATCGGCGAAGTCTGCCCGGAATTGATTCAGGGTTCTTTGGTAACCGGTCCGTTCGGAAAACGCCCGGTGGAATTCGGTCGTGGACACCTGCCCTTCCTCGTAGGCCAGCAGGAGAGGAGTGTAGCCCAGGATGGCTTGGAGGGGTGCGGGATCGAGTCCGTCGCGTTCGGCAATGCGGCGGAGGGCGATTGCATAATCGAAATCGAGCAGCACTTTCCCGAGATCGAAAACCATGATGTGTTCAGGCATAGGTGTCGTGCGCGGATCGTGAAGGAATTGGAGAGGCAAGATTGTAAAGATGGATGGAAGAATTCTGCTCAGTGCGGGGAATTCCACACATTCCTGAATTCGAGCCTTTAGCTTGGTTGAAGCCCATCTCTCTCTCAACACTCTGTTGAAAGTGATGCCCCCCCCGGACCCGGCTAAAAGGCATCGCTTCGTGCATGCAGGGCGCAGTCTCCTTGGCGCTGAAATCCCGGTCGCGCAAGAATGTTGAGATCTCCGGTCCAGCCAGGCGGATCAACGGACCGTCGGCGGGAAGGTCGGCAGCAGCGAGAGGGTCGATGAAACGGCGGCAGCTATTTCGCAAACTCCCACAAACCGAAGGCGGCGCCCTGCGGGTCCGCGACGATGGCGAAGCGTCCCATGGGCAATTGGGTGATTCCCTTGCAAACGTGGGCGCCCAGCGACTGTGCCCGGGCCAGGGATTCTTCAAAGCTGGCGACCGTGACATAACACATCCAGGCCGTCGGCGCGTTGGGAGCCTGCGGCGGCAATTGCACGATGCCTCCGGCGGGGGATCCCTGGTTCTTGAGGAAAATGTAATCCATTCCGGGCCCCATGCTCATCTTTTCGGTCGTCCAACCAAAGAGCTGGGAATAGAACTGAGCGCTCGCTGAGGCATCGCGTGTGACCAACTCGTTTCAACTAACGATGCCTGGCGTGGTGTCGGGTTGCTGATTTTGACTCATAAGGCCAATCGGATTTGCAATTCGTTCAGTGGACACCCTGTTCCAGGAGGCATGGTGCAGGCAAGCGAACATTCTTTGACGGCCGGTTCCACGGTGCATCCAGGAGTTGTCGGTGACCGGGTTGTTGTGGTAACGCAGACAGCCCTGTCTGCTGTAGCGCAGGCTGCCCAGCCTGCGGGGCGACGAAGGAATCCAGGCGCGTGGAGAGCATGGAAGGGCCTCGTTCTTCACCCGCCGGGCCGACGGGCCGTCGGGGATACGGCAGGCTGGGCAGCCTGCGCCACACTGCAGAGAACGGCTTCGGGATGCACAGCCGGTTCCGGAGTGATGATTGGGCCGGGGAGGCGACAAACCGAAAGACTGTCACTCCGTGCCCATGGGACTTCTCCCTGCGGAGTGCTCGGCGGCGGACCTGATCTCGGGCATTGCGGTTCCGCTTTGCCGGTTGATGATCACGCAGGTTCCCATTGCGCCCCGGCGCGGGTTGGGGGTGTGAGGCCTTTTGCTTTTCCTCGCGCAGAGGCCGCGAAGGACGCAGAGAGAACGTCGAGGGGCGAGTTCCCTGGGGACACCGATCTCAGTCAATGGGGTCAAGACGTGACTTATGACACAATGATGGAGGACGAGCGATGCGGGCTGGAGCATACCCGCGCTCGCACGACCCCAACCCAGGCACTGGCCTCCCAACACTGCGTAGAACATGGATTTTTTCTTAGATCTGAAGGAAAGGAATCATTCTGGCAACAAGCGCGCGGTTCCCTTCGCCGGGAGATTCCCCGTCATGGAACCCGGATGAAATGTCCGGGCTAGATCGGCCGCCGGCCAGCCAGCGCGCGTTCGAGCGTCACCTCATCGGTGTAATCGAGGCCGCTTCCCACGGGCAAGCCTTGGGCCAAACGGGTTACTTTCAGCGGTTTTGAACTCAGCCGGCGCGCGAGATAATTCGCCGTCGCGTCCCCCTCGACATCGCTTCCCAGGGCGAGGATGATCTCGGAGACGGCATCGCGATCAACGCGGTGTTCGAGCGCCGCGATGCGCAGATCCTCGGGTTCGACACCGTTGAGGGGAGACAATTTTCCACCCAGGACATGGTAGCGTCCGCGGAAGGCCCCGGACTTTTCAAGCGTGATCAGGTCGGTTGGACGTTCCACCACGCACACGCAAGACGCGTCGCGCCGGGGATCCTGGCAGAGCGGACAAGGCTGGGATTCGGTGAATCCACCGCAGTCGCGGCAAAAGGAAACTTTTTCACGGACGGCGGTGAGGGCTGCCGCGAGTTGCCGGACGTGGGCAGGGTCCGTTTGGACGATATGCAAGGCCAGGCGGTCGGCGGAGCGTGGACCAATGCCTGGCAATTGAGCGAGGCAGGCGGAAAGGTGCTGAACCGGCTCGGGCAGGAGGGGCATGGGGGAGCGGTTCAACCCGGCGGGGTCAAACCAAGCCGGGCATGTTGAATCCGGCGGTGACCTTCCCCATTTCCTCGTTGGAGATTTCCTTGGCTTTGGCCAGGGCGTTGTTGGCGGCGGTGAGGATCATTTCCTCGACCAATTGCGCGTCGCCCGGGTTGAGCGCTTGCGGATCAATCTTGATGGAAGCCAGAAGCCCGTCGCAGCGCGAGACCACTTTCACGGCGCCGCCGCCGCTGGTGGATTCGACGGTGCGTTGAGCGAGTTCGGCCTGGACTTGTTCCATTTGCCGTTGAATGCGGGAGGCCTGTTTAATGAGTTTGCCTATGCTGGACATAATTCAGTGCAGAAAAGGATTTGCCGACAAGCGGTGGAAGATCAACCGCGAACTTCGACGATCTGGCCCTTGAAGATTTCCAGGGCTTGTTTGATCAAAGGATCATTCTTGAATTCCTCCACCGAGACTCCTTTGGGGGGTGCTGCGGGCTTGGGCCCAGTCGGGGTGGCCGGTGCCGGAGCGGATCGTGACGCCGAAATCTCCGCTTTCTCGGCTTGTGGGGTTGGGGGAGGGGGCGGCGGGGGAACGAAAACCGCAGCTCCCTCGGGGCGGTCGGCTTGAACGAACCGGACCTGGCAGTCGCGATGGCCGGCTTCAGCCAGCTTGGTCTGGAGCAGGGTCCGGTTCTTGGAATTATCCACGAGCCCGAGGTGATCGGAGAATTCCTTGTCGAAGCCGATGGTGAGGACCTGTCGTTCGAAGGAGACGGGATGCGCTTCGATCAGATAGGTGCGGGTAAACGGGCTGACGCGCCCGACCGCTTCGATGAGTTGGGCCCAAAGCGTGGCCAGGTCGGAGATTCGGGGAGGTGACCCCGCGGCTTCGGGCATGCTGGATGTCGAATCCGGGGTTGGGGTGACCGTGGTGTTCAACGGCGTGGCGGCTCGAAGGGGTGGGGAAGTGGACGGTTCGGCACGGCGTGGCGCGGGGGTTGGAGACGACTCGGCAGGAGCGGGTGGAGAAACCGGTTCAGCGTGGACGGAAGGAGAAGCTGAGCCGAACTGGCCGCGCAGCGCCTGGAGTTGAGTCAGGATTTGGTCGATGGGGACGATGTGCGCGGCTTGGGCGGCTTTGAGCAAACCGACTTCGATCATGATTCGGCGGGAGCCGGCGTCGCGCATGCGGCTCTCGGTCGAGGCCAGAACATCCAGGGTGCGGGAGAGCGCTTCCGGTGTGCTGGATTGAGCGAGGGATTGAAGGTCCGCCGCTTCCATTTCGGAGATATCGAGGAGATCGAGCCTGCCTCCCGAGGCTTTGAAGACCAGGACATTGCGGACGTGGGAAAGCAGGTCGGAGAGCAGGCGGTGCAGGTCCTTGCCTTGGCGCGCCAGGGCGTCGAGCTCCGTGAGCAGCCGTGGTGAGTCCTGGCGGAGCAGGGCGGCGGTTAACTGCTGGATTTTGCTTTGGGCGGTCAGGCCGTACATGGAGAGCGCGTCGGGCTCTTTGATGTTGGTGCCGCAAAAACTGATCAATTGATCGAGGGAAGACTCCGCGTCGCGCATGCCGCCATCGGCTCCGCGGGCCACCGCGAGCAGGGTGGCTTCATCGACTTGGATGCCTTCCTGGGCGGCAATGCTTCGCAGATGGTTCACGATCAGAGCCGTCGGAATGCGTCGCAGGTCGAAACGCTGGCATCGGGAAAGAATCGTGGGCAAGACCTTCTCGGGTTCGGTGGTGGCGAACATGAACTTCACGTGCGCCGGGGGCTCCTCGAGGGTTTTGAGGAGGGCGTTGAACGCATCCTTGGAAAGCATGTGGACCTCGTCGATGATGTAGATTTTGAACTTCGAGGCCGCAGGGGCGAACTTAACGGTGT
Proteins encoded in this window:
- a CDS encoding VOC family protein, which codes for MGPGMDYIFLKNQGSPAGGIVQLPPQAPNAPTAWMCYVTVASFEESLARAQSLGAHVCKGITQLPMGRFAIVADPQGAAFGLWEFAK
- a CDS encoding HAD family phosphatase, encoding MPEHIMVFDLGKVLLDFDYAIALRRIAERDGLDPAPLQAILGYTPLLLAYEEGQVSTTEFHRAFSERTGYQRTLNQFRADFADIFSPIAPMIELQRRCQEAGHATYIFSNTNELAVEFIRAHYAFFQNFTGHILSYECRALKPAPGMYETLEKLTGHTGGRFVYLDDRPENIEAAWQRGWHALIHQDPPASIEFIQQFLGK
- the recR gene encoding recombination protein RecR, which encodes MPLLPEPVQHLSACLAQLPGIGPRSADRLALHIVQTDPAHVRQLAAALTAVREKVSFCRDCGGFTESQPCPLCQDPRRDASCVCVVERPTDLITLEKSGAFRGRYHVLGGKLSPLNGVEPEDLRIAALEHRVDRDAVSEIILALGSDVEGDATANYLARRLSSKPLKVTRLAQGLPVGSGLDYTDEVTLERALAGRRPI
- a CDS encoding DUF72 domain-containing protein; the encoded protein is MSEPGFQLKSARESLQGLSRHGVFVGTSSWKYEGWVGTLYSASKYEYRGRFAQTRFERSCLEEYAAVFKTVCVDAAYYDFPRASYLEGLASQVPADFQFALKVTDAITVKKFPNLDRFGARAGQLNPEFLNPRLFADHFLAPCDTIRSQIGLLILEFSRFWPSDYSQGRAFVTDLDRFLEQVPKGWPLGIELRNEGWLQPEYFERLARHEVTHVFNSWEVMPSVSEQMALPESRTCPSRLAARFLLKPGRKYADAVKAFQPYDQVREINPEVRAAGRALIREGQTDPARKTFIFVNNRLEGNALGTIAAMIA
- the dnaX gene encoding DNA polymerase III subunit gamma/tau is translated as MSYQVIARKYRPQRFCEVVGQEHVTQTLANAIAQNRIAHAYLFCGPRGTGKTTIARIFAKCLNCTGGPKPDFPEDDPRAREIAEGRSLDVIEIDGASNRGIEDIRELRDTVKFAPAASKFKIYIIDEVHMLSKDAFNALLKTLEEPPAHVKFMFATTEPEKVLPTILSRCQRFDLRRIPTALIVNHLRSIAAQEGIQVDEATLLAVARGADGGMRDAESSLDQLISFCGTNIKEPDALSMYGLTAQSKIQQLTAALLRQDSPRLLTELDALARQGKDLHRLLSDLLSHVRNVLVFKASGGRLDLLDISEMEAADLQSLAQSSTPEALSRTLDVLASTESRMRDAGSRRIMIEVGLLKAAQAAHIVPIDQILTQLQALRGQFGSASPSVHAEPVSPPAPAESSPTPAPRRAEPSTSPPLRAATPLNTTVTPTPDSTSSMPEAAGSPPRISDLATLWAQLIEAVGRVSPFTRTYLIEAHPVSFERQVLTIGFDKEFSDHLGLVDNSKNRTLLQTKLAEAGHRDCQVRFVQADRPEGAAVFVPPPPPPPTPQAEKAEISASRSAPAPATPTGPKPAAPPKGVSVEEFKNDPLIKQALEIFKGQIVEVRG
- a CDS encoding YbaB/EbfC family nucleoid-associated protein, with the translated sequence MSSIGKLIKQASRIQRQMEQVQAELAQRTVESTSGGGAVKVVSRCDGLLASIKIDPQALNPGDAQLVEEMILTAANNALAKAKEISNEEMGKVTAGFNMPGLV